A section of the Primulina eburnea isolate SZY01 chromosome 1, ASM2296580v1, whole genome shotgun sequence genome encodes:
- the LOC140807067 gene encoding uncharacterized protein, which yields MQYSKIPPKRKATEVPPRRRAGEDRDNTSSNVVDEFSRLIHEQAKVHREQIQQLLCLQSPVQGRGQGRYQRVQERVVEGAYDKFKKMNPPEFVGSPDPLIAMEWVKAVEAIFNYRNFDDKYPYFPRDVKARKVKEFLELKQGTMSMNDYILKFEEGCLFVLFIASNDKDRSEHFMRGLRAEIRRDVRMSKANSYKEIVEKALMDEYDEKETDKERQFKRQQFVQKGQASVQGGKGGYKGKGKEEYRGKAPAVPCESNKPLCPKCHKPHKGECLVGSNKCYRCGGVGHIAINCTQSSGKGRVQGIIFSLTKEGINPDSSIISGTILISGKVATTLTDTGATHSFISEQFMHSLGLAPIGEIVHFFIVIPSGEYIHSSSVIRACPVQVDEELLNVDLIVIPMMSLMLFWEWIGYLLIEL from the exons ATGCAATATAGTAAAATTCCACCCAAGAGAAAAGCTACTGAAGTACCTCCTAGAAGGAGAGCCGGAGAAGACCGAGACAATACTTCATCTAATGTAGTTGATGAGTTTAGTAGGCTAATTCATGAGCAAGCTAAAGTGCATAGGGAACAAATCCAGCAACTTCTCTGTTTGCAATCACCGGTTCAAGGTAGAGGCCAAGGCCGTTATCAACGAGTTCAAGAACGAGTTGTTGAGGGAGCTTATGATAAATTCAAGAAGATGAATCCACCCGAATTTGTAGGGAGTCCGGACCCTTTAATTGCAATGGAGTGGGTGAAGGCGGTCGAGGCGATCTTTAATTACCGTAACTTTGATGATAAATATCCA TACTTTCCTAGAGATGTTAAAGCCCGCAAGGTAAAAGAATTCTTGGAGCTAAAGCAAGGGACAATGAGCATGAATGATTACATTTTGAAGTTTGAAGAAGGTTGTCTTTTTGTTCTTTTCATTGCTAGCAACGACAAAGATAGATCCGAGCATTTTATGCGGGGGTTGAGGGCGGAGATTCGAAGAGATGTTCGAATGTCGAAGGCTAATTCTTACAAGGAGATTGTTGAGAAAGCATTGATGGACGAATATGATGAGAAAGAGACTGATAAAGAAAGACAATTCAAGAGGCAACAATTTGTCCAAAAGGGTCAAGCTTCGGTTCAAGGAGGAAAAGGAGGATACAAGGGGAAAGGAAAGGAAGAATATCGCGGTAAAGCTCCTGCGGTGCCATGTGAATCAAATAAGCCTTTATGTCCTAAATGCCATAAACCACATAAAGGAGAGTGCCTAGTTGGAAGCAATAAATGTTATAGATGTGGAGGTGTTGGGCACATTGCGATCAATTGCACTCAATCATCGGGCAAGGGCCGAGTTCAGGGGATAATTTTCTCTTTGACCAAGGAAGGAATTAATCCTGATTCGTCAATCATTTCAGGTACCATTCTTATTTCAGGCAAGGTAGCTACTACTCTTACTGATACTGGGGCcacacattcttttatatctGAGCAATTTATGCATTCTCTGGGTCTTGCTCCTATTGGTGAAATTGTCCACTTTTTTATTGTGATTCCTTCGGGAGAATATATTCATTCTTCAAGTGTGATTCGAGCGTGCCCTGTTCAAGTAGATGAGGAATTGTTGAATGTTGATTTGATTGTCATTCCCATGATGAGTTTGAtgttattttgggaatggattggttatctACTTATCGAGCTGTGA